From Saccharomycodes ludwigii strain NBRC 1722 chromosome IV, whole genome shotgun sequence, one genomic window encodes:
- a CDS encoding uncharacterized protein (similar to Saccharomyces cerevisiae YBR259W | protein of unknown function) — protein MPSAKKKRKCHTDNNVNSNINALSLKETICQIKSSLFIYNSKKNTNDSNIVLPKSRNLLNSLFSKLALHLVSSYKTKKSIQDGNIMLPEVEYLNIINEIIKDHILNEKMKIMEGERIKLDTIISHWTSFTELGIFNGSVKLNEIYLQQVFEELYKYFLFEEICKKFIIFDKNPFPEFTIECVKVFRSNDFESQLQNIFIEIIKTNCQYLLKKNNFNYSYVYNSHFQMDIFDEFQRASLYFDNDISLPTFVELYLKSILPPTINLYDFLLNCMGCYLTGKCFIIIDSGFTSTLTYNDQNKTKCNDILFFLLDTLNIDAKVFYSEICHDTLCYSIKDWVCQYIFVTFFQNLVRHENKKLKTAALCASKKNYEAKYSVSKVAKLLCENKTTSGSAYFDWIVQLLGEREILEIIQESLKYPKTQKYIIKHGNICDTLLLYIKFFRNGLIERKSSFITSPQLFYNDSNFAACKVLTTLSLKDSIVFTTPNEINTVIIMEEFPRFLHINKCSQRKVNCPEDLQSILDSLKQQVLSKVKKEGRLVEFIHELGSGIIETPIHLPNKGGVLKLHVNFVQYSILNLFNEKDIWSVEEVIEKVNIDNQTSLTKALYSLMKLSLVKCTQNKDAQIFELTMDQVDLHKVAMLVDKDNVLRVPYNIQL, from the coding sequence ATGCCAAGTGctaaaaagaagagaaaatgTCACACAGATAATAATGtcaatagtaatataaaTGCTTTATCATTAAAAGAGACAATCTGTCAAATCAAATCATCcctatttatttacaattccaaaaaaaataccaatgaTTCAAACATAGTTTTACCTAAATCTCGCAATCTATTGAACagtttattttcaaaattggCCTTGCATTTAGTTTCTTCatataaaaccaaaaaaagtataCAAGACGGTAATATAATGCTCCCGGAAGTTGAATATTTGAATATAATTAACGAAATCATAAAAGATCatatattaaatgaaaaaatgaaaatcaTGGAAGGTGAACGCATAAAATTGGACACTATAATAAGCCATTGGACTAGCTTTACAGAACTGGGAATTTTTAATGGATctgtaaaattaaatgagaTTTATTTACAACAAGTTTTCGAAGAACTTTAtaagtattttttatttgaagaaatttgtaaaaaatttatcatttttgataaaaatccTTTTCCAGAATTTACTATTGAATGTGTAAAAGTCTTCAGATCAAATGATTTTGAGTCACAACTTcagaatatttttatagaaattattaaaactaaCTGCCAGTATttgcttaaaaaaaacaattttaactATAGTTATGTTTATAATAGTCATTTTCAAATGGATATTTTCGACGAATTTCAACGGGCATCACTTTACTTTGATAACGACATTAGCTTGCCCACTTTTGTAGAATTATATCTTAAGTCTATTTTGCCACCCACAATAAATCTTTATgactttttattaaattgcATGGGTTGTTATTTGACGGgtaaatgttttattataatagaTAGTGGGTTTACTTCAACGCTAACATATAAcgatcaaaataaaacaaaatgcaatgatatattattttttttattggataCATTAAATATTGATGCAAAAGTGTTTTATTCAGAGATATGTCATGACACTTTATGCTATTCAATAAAGGACTGGGTATGccaatatatatttgtgacattttttcaaaatttggtTCGTCacgaaaataaaaagctCAAAACTGCAGCTTTATGTGccagtaaaaaaaattatgaagCAAAATATTCGGTTTCAAAAGTTGCCAAGTTACtatgtgaaaataaaactacGTCTGGGTCAGCATATTTTGATTGGATAGTTCAATTACTAGGTGAAAGGGAAATTTTAGAAATTATACAAGAAAGTTTAAAATACCCTAAGAcgcaaaaatatataattaagcATGGAAATATTTGTGATACTCTTTTATTGTacataaaattttttagaaaTGGGTTGATAGAAAGGAAATCGTCATTCATTACTTCTCCGCAGTTATTTTATAATGATAGCAATTTTGCGGCCTGCAAGGTTCTAACAACATTATCTCTAAAGGATTCGATTGTATTTACTACACCCAATGAGATTAATACTGTGATCATAATGGAGGAATTTCCTCGCTTTCttcatataaataaatgcaGCCAGCGGAAGGTTAATTGCCCAGAGGATTTACAATCAATTTTGGATTCTTTAAAGCAACAAGTTTTGtcaaaagttaaaaaagagGGAAGGCTTGTAGAATTCATACACGAGTTGGGATCGGGGATAATTGAAACGCCGATTCATTTACCTAATAAAGGGGGagttttaaaattacaTGTAAATTTTGTGCAGTActctattttaaatttatttaatgaaaaGGACATTTGGAGTGTTGAGGAAGTAATTGAGAAGGTTAACATTGATAATCAAACAAGTTTAACAAAAGCACTCTACAGTTTAATGAAGTTATCACTAGTTAAATGTACGCAAAATAAAGATGCTCAGATATTTGAGTTAACAATGGATCAAGTAGATCTGCATAAAGTCGCTATGCTTGTTGATAAGGATAATGTATTGAGGGTCCCATATAACATTCAGTTGTGA
- the PTR3 gene encoding Ptr3p (similar to Saccharomyces cerevisiae YFR029W | PTR3 | Peptide TRansport), which produces MYDDKIVNNDIQPEDFKKIIHDLEQNFYLPKKIILTEDEVPAGRKDIPEQNSLTDDNSKVESLDATKNRKYKVEYGIVNDPIILPCGCIVSKHIKSQLLQDYDIQDFYSRTDSVGLKKDKYNIKYNNLSTPNTTDISNNIQICPVCYNDSDVLKGFLVKPLIMIYNQLDFLKKKYLVDACTDSVNRELESRKGSLTRAGNNHDNETTRRKSSFSKKDGDFYLSDDYQDYYNNNMNNFAIDDIYEDENYEDMELRKDNRRRKSNKTQSLISLFHTVAIKVANSELGSADGNNNNHNNSKVDDKPSGFYTNNTEKVAGEIFDDSVSKTKTVSLKEDKSSTFLFGDTKTSTSVPNNNSIITGTFPNQQKNKLLMQQQFQSCLLKNNGKFDNTAKSKKSLITQQQNATYNKLDEEKEYFFAKCFPMYRKRTQYSTHPKFLRAKSKLFINTDISPDCSKFALITEKKWEIYSIDGNSNETKLFCCGKITGEYGPDFDHLTLPHPDAIKPKTHNGGSETNSSSSKIEWDHLFCKLSLNFLVITGTKGYLRIFDLEKGGEPIYTFHSIFPIRCMDIDYNTNIIACGITGKDRTNGAEQALISFYRIGPQSDDSEINGSARPDHKIERKVSYTVLAPITITLPYRDPINTLQFSQDGNYLSCSTCFESRFLVISTRKISEPRLVMKSIRSIDTSLESEGITDTKIFPGNSNLMCVTAVSFNAPPIVINTKIQNITMTSNQHVAQPTMLLRLDELGSKIYKCEISPRNDSIAFLDKNGTVYIMSSPTMGDSEKRRIVIVEVCANAFRLREAASLRFSSDGHKLYILDRKGNLYIEDFAAGLPQSTFVTKCKHIS; this is translated from the coding sequence atgtacgATGATAAAATAGTCAATAATGATATCCAACCagaagattttaaaaaaatcatacaTGATTTGGAACAAAATTTCtatttaccaaaaaaaattatattaacaGAAGATGAAGTACCAGCGGGCAGAAAAGACATACCAGAGCAGAACTCCCTCACAGATGATAATTCTAAAGTGGAAAGCTTAGATgcaacaaaaaatagaaaatataaagtaGAATATGGTATTGTTAATGACCCTATAATACTGCCTTGCGGATGCATAGTTTCTAAACACATAAAATCACAACTACTACAAGATTATGATATCCAAGATTTTTATAGTAGAACTGATTCAGTAGGTTTAAAAAAGgacaaatataatataaagtATAATAACCTATCGACCCCAAATACAACTGacatttctaataatatccAAATATGTCCTGTATGTTATAATGATTCCGATGTACTCAAAGGTTTTTTGGTCAAACCGTTGATCATGATATATAATCAATTAGATTTTctcaagaaaaaatatctaGTCGACGCATGCACAGACTCTGTCAATAGAGAACTTGAATCCAGAAAAGGCAGTCTTACTAGAGCCGGTAATAACCACGATAACGAAACTACCAGGAGAAAATCatctttttccaaaaaagatggcgatttttatttgagcGACGATTATCAAGATTAttacaataacaacatGAATAATTTTGCCATTGATGACATTTATGAAGATGAAAACTACGAAGATATGGAACTTAGAAAAGATAATCGAAGAAGGAAAAGTAACAAAACACAAtctttaatatcattatttcaCACCGTAGCAATCAAAGTTGCCAACTCGGAGCTAGGCTCGGCTGAtggtaacaataacaaccaTAACAATAGCAAGGTGGATGATAAACCTTCAGGTttttatacaaataatacagAAAAGGTTGCCGGCGAAATATTTGATGATTCTGTTTCAAAAACTAAAACAGTCTCTTTGAAGGAGGATAAATCATCAACTTTCTTATTTGGTGATACAAAAACTTCAACTTCAGTCCCAAACAACAATAGCATAATTACAGGTACTTTCCctaatcaacaaaaaaataagctGCTAATGCAACAACAGTTTCAGTCGTGTctgttgaaaaataatgggAAATTCGATAATACCGccaaaagtaaaaaatcACTAATtacacaacaacaaaacgCTACTTATAACAAATTAGATGAAGAAAAGGAATATTTTTTCGCCAAGTGTTTTCCTATGTATAGGAAAAGAACACAATATAGCACACATCCTAAATTTTTGAGAGCTAAATCGAAGCTGTTTATTAATACAGATATATCGCCGGATTGCTCTAAATTTGCACTaataacagaaaaaaaatgggaaaTTTATTCTATCGATGGAAATTCAAACGAGACCAAATTATTTTGCTGCGGGAAAATTACTGGCGAATATGGTCCAGACTTTGACCATTTAACTTTGCCTCATCCAGATGCAATTAAACCAAAAACACATAATGGTGGTAGCGAAACCAACAGTAGTTCATCTAAAATTGAATGGGACCATTTGTTTTGTAAATTAtctttaaactttttagtTATTACGGGTACAAAGGGCTATCTAAGAATCTTTGATTTAGAAAAGGGAGGAGAGCCAATCTACACCTTTCATTCAATTTTCCCCATTAGATGTATGGACATTGATTATAATACGAATATTATAGCATGTGGGATAACTGGTAAAGATAGAACCAACGGTGCGGAACAAGCActaatttcattttataGAATTGGCCCACAAAGTGATGACAGTGAAATCAATGGAAGTGCACGGCCTGACCATAAAATTGAACGCAAAGTCTCTTACACCGTTTTAGCACCGATCACCATTACATTACCTTATAGAGATCCAATAAATACTTTACAGTTTTCACAAGATGGTAACTATTTATCGTGCTCCACCTGTTTTGAATCTAGATTTCTGGTAATATCAACTAGAAAAATTAGTGAACCGAGATTGGTAATGAAATCGATAAGAAGTATAGATACGTCTTTGGAAAGCGAGGGTATTACAGACACTAAAATATTCCCTGGTAATAGTAACCTAATGTGTGTTACTGCGGTGTCATTTAATGCACCACCCATTGTGATTAACACaaaaatccaaaatatCACGATGACCTCTAACCAGCATGTAGCTCAGCCTACGATGCTACTAAGGTTGGATGAATTGGGTTctaaaatatacaaatgCGAGATTTCGCCTAGGAATGATAGTATTGCATTTTTAGATAAAAATGGTACAGTTTATATTATGTCTTCTCCAACCATGGGCGATAGCGAAAAAAGGAGGATTGTTATAGTCGAAGTATGTGCCAATGCTTTTAGATTACGTGAAGCTGCAAGTTTAAGATTTAGTAGTGATGGCCATAAGTTATACATTTTAGATAGAAAGGGAAATTTATACATAGAAGATTTTGCGGCTGGATTGCCTCAGAGCACCTTTGTTACCAAGTGTAAACATATTAGCTAA
- the AIM22 gene encoding putative lipoate--protein ligase (similar to Saccharomyces cerevisiae YJL046W | AIM22 | Altered Inheritance rate of Mitochondria), with protein sequence MFCNSITTVTNKILVNQFVKLPHLNLSSIKTRNIYNGSPNQDFLSFVEKDEDTTKNDGRDKYEDFNNMYVNLFTATSHQNEHISTTNSTKVNNTSSINLLNKELLDVFECPDDNNLNQNNGVPLNNTTLTGAELSTIVRSNGKFVLISKSHDPYYNLSLEDYVFNNTPSPQPLIKTKNPGVAYENQRLMFYINDECCVIGKNQNPWKELYLGNLKHRGLPFLRRKSGGGAVVHDLGNVNYSFLNSREQFDKLFFNKLITDTLNKHILSNTILDPHQKKQEPFFLRLNERGDIIIGEKDSPFKVSGSAFKIAKNKSYHHGTMLINSDLPRFKNLLKPAHVEGYKWDCNAVESVRSQIANLRDYNVLKSTSEFIDMVTKSFQLLYGKVNVPVYYCGKESTMNDEISKTMKELQNEEWKFDKTPKFKFSINKKKTGEKNWVEVKNGIIENSDDASKIGLHFNELYIK encoded by the coding sequence ATGTTCTGTAACAGTATTACTACtgttacaaataaaatacttgTTAATCAATTTGTAAAGTTACCTCATCTAAATTTATCAAGCATTAAAACTAGAAACATTTATAATGGAAGCCCAAATCAAgattttttaagttttgtAGAGAAAGATGAAGATACTACTAAAAATGATGGGCGTGATAAATATGAAGATTTTAACAATATGTATGTGAATTTATTCACAGCTACCTCCCATCAAAACGAACACATCTCAACGACGAATTCTACCAAGGTAAACAACACATCCTCAATAAATTTGCTGAATAAAGAACTACTAGATGTATTTGAATGCCctgatgataataaccTCAATCAAAATAATGGAGTACCCCTCAATAATACTACTCTAACGGGCGCTGAACTGTCTACTATTGTTAGATCTAATGGTaagtttgttttaataagcAAGTCTCATGACCCGTACTATAATTTATCATTAGAAGATTACGTTTTCAACAATACACCGTCGCCACAACccttaataaaaacaaaaaatccTGGGGTTGCGTATGAAAATCAACGATTgatgttttatattaatgatGAATGTTGTGTTATTGGCAAAAACCAAAATCCTTGGAAAGAATTATATCTGGGGAATTTAAAGCATCGTGGTTTGCCGTTTTTAAGAAGAAAGAGTGGTGGCGGTGCTGTTGTTCATGATTTGGGAAATGTgaattattcatttttaaactCGAGAGAACAATTTGACaaacttttctttaacAAACTAATTACAGATACTCTGAATAAACACATTCTATCAAACACTATATTGGATCCTCACCAAAAGAAACAAGAACCTTTCTTTTTGCGATTGAATGAAAGGGGCGATATTATAATTGGTGAAAAGGATAGTCCATTTAAAGTCAGTGGGAGCGCATTTAAAAttgctaaaaataaatcgtACCATCATGGTACAATGTTAATAAACTCTGACTTGCCTcgctttaaaaatttattaaaaccGGCCCATGTTGAAGGTTATAAGTGGGATTGTAATGCAGTAGAAAGTGTCAGGTCTCAAATTGCCAATTTACGAGATTacaatgttttaaaatctaCTTCTGAATTCATTGATATGGTAACCAAGAGTTTCCAATTACTTTATGGGAAGGTCAACGTACCTGTTTATTACTGCGGCAAAGAATCTACCATGAACGATGAAATTTCAAAGACAATGAAGGAATTACAAAATGAAGAGTGGAAATTTGATAAAACCcctaaatttaaattttccataaacaagaagaaaactggtgaaaaaaattgggtTGAGGTTAAAAATggaattattgaaaatagcGATGATGCATCAAAAATAGGGTTACATTTCAatgaattatatataaaatag
- a CDS encoding serine/threonine-protein kinase (similar to Saccharomyces cerevisiae YOL016C | CMK2 | CalModulin dependent protein Kinase (paralog of YFR014C | CMK1)) has protein sequence MFENHTSKHTLLNKEEDPQHQQTDYKPEEDSDNNKVDRKVHKHTISKFLNKLHGQPESYLKKQDYIFGKTLGAGTFGVVRQAKKLSTNENVAVKILVKNALNGNKVQLQMLYDELEILQKVNHPNIVHFKDWFESKDKFYIVTQLAIGGELFDRILKRGKFTEIDAVEIVKQILSAIQYLHSINIVHRDLKPENLLYVDKTPHSQLVLADFGIAKELKNDDDLIFKAAGSMGYVAPEVLCKSGHGKPCDIWSIGVITYTLLCGYSPFVADDANGFMEEITAGPIPVVFHSPYWDDISAEAKNFILECCIIDLHRRPTASQLLKDKWLTCCGCCTDLLPCIKKEFNARKKLLKAIQVVMLNNRIKKLKEQYGMLDEDEQEGDTTHSVTSGNSNTSIDSTTTSPNSCSSGTTERDNNENTISSLNALRKTLEDLRLKNDESSQKLRSEINRTAFAQLVEAATRQKEDVLNYKEEEK, from the coding sequence TTCagataataacaaagtTGATAGAAAAGTTCATAAACACACAATATCCaagtttttaaacaaaCTACATGGACAACCAGAATCATATTTGAAGAAACaagattatatttttggaaaaaccTTAGGTGCAGGAACGTTTGGTGTTGTTAGACAAGCCAAGAAATTATCGacaaatgaaaatgttgCAGTCAAAATCTTGGTTAAAAATGCATTAAATGGCAACAAGGTTCAATTACAGATGTTATATGATGAATTGGAAATCTTGCAAAAAGTTAACCATCCTAATATAGTTCATTTTAAAGACTGGTTTGAGAGTAAAGATAAGTTTTATATAGTGACGCAATTGGCGATTGGTGGCGAGCTATTTGACAGAATATTAAAACGAGGAAAATTCACAGAGATCGATGCTGTTGAGATTgttaaacaaatattaagCGCCATTCAGTATTTGCATtcaattaatattgttCATAGAGATTTGAAACctgaaaatttattatatgttGATAAAACACCACATTCTCAACTAGTCCTTGCTGATTTTGGTATTGCCAaggaattgaaaaatgatgatgatcTAATTTTCAAGGCAGCTGGCTCCATGGGGTATGTTGCTCCCGAAGTTTTATGTAAATCGGGACACGGCAAACCATGCGACATTTGGTCGATTGGTGTAATTACATATACATTATTGTGCGGGTATTCTCCGTTTGTAGCCGATGATGCGAATGGATTTATGGAGGAGATTACTGCTGGTCCAATACCAGTTGTGTTTCATTCTCCATATTGGGATGATATAAGTGCTGAGGCCaagaattttattttagaatGTTGCATTATTGATCTACACAGAAGACCTACTGCTTCTCAATTGTTGAAAGATAAATGGCTTACTTGTTGTGGTTGTTGCACAGATTTGTTGCCTTGTATTAAGAAAGAGTTTAATGCTCGTAAGAAATTGTTAAAGGCCATTCAAGTTGTTATGTTAAAtaatagaattaaaaaattgaaggAGCAGTATGGTATGTTAGATGAAGATGAGCAAGAAGGAGATACGACACATAGTGTTACAAGTGGAAACAGTAATACCAGCATTGACAGTACAACTACCAGCCCCAATAGCTGTTCCTCTGGGACAACTGAACgcgataataatgaaaatacgATTTCATCTTTGAATGCACTTAGGAAAACTTTGGAAGACTTGAGATTGAAAAATGATGAGAGTTCGCAGAAATTAAGGTCTGAAATTAACCGTACTGCTTTTGCACAGTTAGTAGAAGCGGCTACGAGACAAAAGGAAGATGTTCTTAACTATAAGGAAGAAGAGAAGTAA
- a CDS encoding phosphatidylinositol-specific phospholipase C — MVDFENWISELDGNINLAQLSIPGTHNSAACHTSLPSVRCQDESITEQLKHGVRFFDIRLGKLFLEVKDDDQYELQVIHGKFPVRIPAPVKFSLVLNEFYDFLDKHPNETVIVSLKQEGEDSWGKDTDEFPRFVWDNYLKKDKDKWFLSNQIPKLDECKSKLILFRRFGVKQGFQYFDNRSDFGIDAEWWTYNTKDDDRGFFEVQDYCELNEPKDIDEKAMYVKDLIGKALQCNTTNTDNSKLFINFCSGANFFNIECWPKKIAKRMAEHNIQDMVGAGSGTVIIDYAGLNDWEIVKKIVGSNF; from the coding sequence atggtGGATTTCGAAAATTGGATTTCCGAACTTGATGGAAACATAAATTTAGCCCAACTCTCTATTCCAGGCACCCACAATTCTGCTGCATGCCACACTTCTCTACCAAGTGTTCGTTGTCAGGATGAAAGTATTACTGAGCAATTGAAACATGGCGTTagattttttgatattagATTGGGCAAGTTATTTTTGGAAGTGAAGGATGACGACCAATATGAATTACAAGTTATACATGGTAAATTTCCAGTTAGAATTCCAGCTCCtgttaaattttctttggtCTTAAACGAATTTTATGATTTTCTTGACAAACATCCCAATGAAACTGTCATTGTTTCTTTAAAACAAGAGGGGGAAGATTCTTGGGGTAAAGATACAGATGAATTCCCACGCTTTGTATGggataattatttaaaaaaagacaaagatAAATGGTTTCTGAGTAATCAAATCCCTAAATTGGATGAATGTAAGAGTAAACTGATACTTTTTAGAAGGTTTGGGGTGAAACAGGGATTCCAATATTTTGATAACAGGTCTGATTTTGGCATTGATGCTGAGTGGTGGACTTACAATACAAAGGACGATGACCGTGGGTTTTTTGAGGTCCAAGATTATTGTGAACTTAATGAGCCCAAGGACATTGATGAGAAAGCAATGTATGTTAAAGATTTAATTGGTAAAGCCCTTCAATGCAATACTACAAATACGGataattcaaaattattCATAAACTTTTGTTCTGgtgcaaatttttttaacattgaATGCTGGCCAAAAAAGATTGCCAAAAGAATGGCTGAACATAATATTCAAGACATGGTGGGAGCTGGATCTGGCACAGTCATCATTGATTATGCTGGGTTGAACGATTGGGAAATtgtcaaaaaaattgttgggTCTAATTTCTAG
- the RGD1 gene encoding GTPase-activating protein RGD1 (similar to Saccharomyces cerevisiae YBR260C | RGD1 | Related GAP Domain) produces the protein MVVNDSNNNNSANNPSNIFLRPEIHTVLDSDIAINTLLSKLKQSLLTCEDFTKYLRKKYILEQDHAEELSKGYKSFFQSSSNSLQSSIVELLNFDGKLANVRFSYVSALQKMYDELNALLLTMSKLRKNIKDKSRRLEKEVADAIHMAEKAKSKYDSLCQDWQKLKMSDPTKTKLTLRGSKTTKEQEEELRRKIDVADLDYKQRVDHSTSLRNSFINRERPKIVQDLKDLILEMDIAMSIQLQKYAIWTENMILNSGVTISPVGNSSSASKSMKGIASSVSSEYDLYNYLKKYSKDKNPANLINKNLIPVQYKKNPIMGGTAYKSGKGTFVVTSNSVGGGNNTTGNNDNNFSSSVPGKLNNSLPKRILSTSNESPFSSSTPITPSSYNSVSKLPSISSPSTINHGYSERPLARVDSVDSGVESTVSYTTLDPATTNNNSIKSPTTSMESTFPNNNNNNNNNNNNNTIARTGSDIPNSEVPLSHVDTNVTLPPGLKKNFKMFGVPLEDLLEFEQDMVPALVRQCIYVVDKYGLSIEGIYRKSPSVLEVSRLKDEIDKDPANLSMILPPKNYTEQHIHLVACLLKTFFSSLPDPFFPSSLTSEIETCLSIQDHTTRRNYMHGIVYKLPDGQYWTLRSLIFHLKRVIEHEDENKMNLKNLCIIWGPTLISPPTYFSNTSEDASGAASYQIKAMETLFDVADQAFEPE, from the coding sequence ATGGTAGTTAAtgatagtaacaataacaacagcGCTAATAATCcgtcaaatatttttttaagacCAGAAATTCATACAGTTTTGGATTCAGATATTGCAATTAACACTTTATTGTCCAAATTAAAACAGTCATTATTAACCTGTGAAGATTTTACCAAGTatttaaggaaaaaatacattCTTGAACAAGATCATGCAGAAGAATTGAGTAAAGGATATAAAAGCTTTTTTCAATCATCTTCCAATTCTTTACAATCAAGTATTGTGGAACTATTGAATTTTGATGGCAAATTAGCCAATGTCAGATTTAGCTATGTCAGTGCATTGCAAAAAATGTATGATGAGTTAAATGCATTATTGTTAACCATGTCCAAATTAcgtaaaaatatcaaagaTAAATCTAGAAGATTGGAAAAGGAGGTTGCTGATGCAATTCATATGGCTGAAAAAGCCAAATCAAAATATGATTCCCTATGTCAAGATTGGCAAAAGTTGAAAATGAGCGATCCAACAAAAACTAAATTAACTTTAAGGGGTTCTAAAACTACCaaagaacaagaagaagaattacGTAGAAAAATTGATGTTGCGGATCTAGATTATAAACAAAGAGTTGACCACTCAACTAGTTTAAGaaatagttttattaacaGGGAAAGACCCAAGATTGTACAAGATCTAAAAGATTTGATCTTAGAAATGGACATTGCTATGTCCATTCAGCTACAAAAATATGCTATATGGACCGAAAACATGATTTTGAATAGCGGTGTTACTATCTCTCCAGTGGGGAATAGTTCCTCAGCTAGCAAGTCTATGAAAGGAATTGCCAGCTCTGTTAGCAGCGAATatgatttatataattactTGAAAAAGTACTCTAAAGACAAAAACCCGGccaatttaattaataagaACTTGATTCCAGTACAGTACAAAAAGAATCCAATAATGGGAGGCACTGCTTATAAATCAGGCAAGGGCACTTTTGTAGTAACAAGCAATAGTGTTGgtggtggtaataatactacAGGTAACAATGAcaacaatttttcttcatctGTGCCtggtaaattaaataattcacTGCCTAAGAGAATTCTATCCACTTCCAACGAATctcctttttcttcctctACTCCAATAACTCCCTCTTCATATAATTCTGTTTCAAAATTACCTTCCATTAGTTCGCCCTCTACTATTAACCATGGTTATAGCGAAAGACCTTTAGCACGTGTTGATAGTGTTGATTCGGGTGTGGAGTCCACCGTTTCATACACCACGTTAGATCCTGCcaccactaataataatagtattaaatCGCCAACCACCTCTATGGAGTCTACTTTCccgaataataataataataataataataataataataataatacgaTCGCTAGAACAGGCAGTGACATTCCCAATAGTGAAGTTCCTCTAAGCCATGTGGATACCAATGTTACACTACCACCTgggttaaaaaaaaattttaagaTGTTTGGCGTTCCGTTGGAAGACCTATTAGAATTTGAACAGGATATGGTTCCGGCTCTTGTTAGACAGTGTATTTACGTAGTAGACAAATATGGGCTATCAATCGAGGGTATATATCGTAAATCACCAAGTGTTTTAGAAGTCAGTAGATTAAAAGATGAAATAGACAAGGACCCAGCGAACTTATCAATGATTTTGCcaccaaaaaattatacagAACAGCACATCCATTTGGTAGCTTGTTtgttaaaaactttttttagcAGCCTACCAgatcctttttttcctagTTCGCTGACAAGTGAAATTGAAACATGCTTATCTATCCAGGACCACACTACGAGAAGAAATTATATGCATGGCATTGTATATAAATTACCAGATGGACAGTATTGGACATTGAGGAgtctaatttttcatttgaaAAGGGTTATTGAAcatgaagatgaaaataaaatgaatttgaaaaatttgtgCATAATATGGGGCCCAACATTAATATCACCCCCaacttatttttcaaataccAGCGAAGACGCTTCTGGTGCTGCTAGCTATCAAATCAAAGCTATGGAAACATTATTTGATGTAGCTGATCAAGCTTTTGAACCTGAATGA